In the Candidatus Flexicrinis proximus genome, one interval contains:
- a CDS encoding EamA family transporter gives MIAAVGLNAVMLRRGKRYPTDPRIWVAIVLVGIGNASLPYWLIGLSEQIITSSLASVIQATVPLFSLVIAHFMLADERITPPKIAGLVLGFIGVSVLALRQGSLSGEMTGVLLMVLGSFFYGLFAVFNRRTPVEPR, from the coding sequence GTGATCGCGGCCGTCGGGCTGAATGCGGTGATGCTGAGGCGCGGCAAACGCTATCCGACAGATCCCAGAATCTGGGTCGCGATTGTGCTGGTCGGTATCGGCAACGCATCGCTGCCCTACTGGCTGATCGGCCTGAGCGAGCAGATCATCACCAGTTCTCTGGCGAGCGTGATTCAAGCAACGGTACCGCTGTTCTCGCTGGTGATCGCGCATTTCATGCTGGCTGACGAACGCATCACCCCGCCAAAGATCGCCGGATTAGTCCTCGGCTTCATCGGCGTATCGGTGCTTGCGCTGCGTCAGGGGAGCCTGAGCGGTGAAATGACCGGCGTGCTGCTGATGGTTCTGGGCTCGTTCTTCTACGGATTGTTTGCGGTCTTTAACCGCCGCACGCCAGTCGAGCCGCGTTGA